TTTGCAAGCGTCATGAGTTAGGGTGTGATTGGATGATTCGGTTTAGAGAGATTTCAAGCGGTATGTGGAAGACAGGAAAAATGATTGAACCGCATACTTGTCTTACAGATAACTATAAGGAGGATCATTTCAATTTGAATGATAACATGATTGCATCTTCATTAATACCATATGTTATGCAAAATCCGGACATAAATATTAAGATGATCCGTGAAATTATCAAAGGAAAACATCACTATACTCCTAGTTACAGAAAAGCACAAAAAGGTCGAAGAAAAGCATTTCGAATGGTTTATGGTGATTTTGAAAGTTCATTTAAGGCATTACCTCGATACATGGCTGCACTACAATTATTCAATCCAGGCACTATTATTGAGTGGGAGCATCATTCTACAACAATGCAAGGTGagcaaatttttaaatttcttttttgggCTTTTAAACAGAGCATTGATGGTTTCAAAAGTTGTAGGCCGGTCATTTCTATCGACGGCACACATCTTTATGGTTTGTATGATATCAAATTGTTAATTGCGGTTGGAATTGATGCGAATGGAAATATTTTTCCACTTGCATATGCTTTAGTTGCACGTGAGAGTTTTGAGTCTTGGTCATGGTTTCTGAAGTTATTATGGACACATGTAGTTTGTGAACGACAAGGAATTGGTCTTATTTCTGACCGTCATCAAGGAATCTTGCAGTGCGTTCAATCTTATGATTGGTTGAGTccacccaacacatatcatagATTTTGTGTTCGACACTTAAAagcaaattttaataaaaaatttgtaaatagtGAACTCGAAAATCTAATGTGGTTGGCTGCTACTGAGCATCAGGAGAAAAAGTTTATGCAACGGATGCAACAAATCAAAACATTGTCTCCTGCAGCATATGAATGGTTAAATGAATTTCCTTTGGAAAAATGGACGATGTATAAGGATGGTGGTCGTAGATGGGGTGCCATGACGACAAATGTGTCTGAGTCATATAATGGTTTATTGAAAAAAGCTCGGGGGCTTCCTGTGAC
This window of the Solanum pennellii chromosome 2, SPENNV200 genome carries:
- the LOC107010070 gene encoding uncharacterized protein LOC107010070; protein product: MIRFREISSGMWKTGKMIEPHTCLTDNYKEDHFNLNDNMIASSLIPYVMQNPDINIKMIREIIKGKHHYTPSYRKAQKGRRKAFRMVYGDFESSFKALPRYMAALQLFNPGTIIEWEHHSTTMQGEQIFKFLFWAFKQSIDGFKSCRPVISIDGTHLYGLYDIKLLIAVGIDANGNIFPLAYALVARESFESWSWFLKLLWTHVVCERQGIGLISDRHQGILQCVQSYDWLSPPNTYHRFCVRHLKANFNKKFVNSELENLMWLAATEHQEKKFMQRMQQIKTLSPAAYEWLNEFPLEKWTMYKDGGRRWGAMTTNVSESYNGLLKKARGLPVTAMVRMTFKALVDRFVERNNLAIALLQSNMPWPLAIDKKFNDYYQRAQGHTDMMTYNTGDGVFEILTFAHDGKGGNVHKVTAKGKKCSCGKWRNYHMPCSHAIKFCGLRGIEPKSYVSKFYSASFLSNCLNS